In Methylacidiphilum infernorum V4, a single window of DNA contains:
- a CDS encoding L,D-transpeptidase family protein, whose protein sequence is MGLHGGTTTGRPLSHGCIRLPPDFAAKLFSITPLHTRVLILE, encoded by the coding sequence ATCGGCTTACACGGGGGAACGACCACGGGTCGGCCTCTCTCCCACGGATGCATCCGCCTGCCCCCTGACTTTGCCGCTAAGCTCTTTTCTATTACCCCGCTCCATACCCGGGTCCTCATTCTCGAGTAA